From Agromyces sp. SYSU T00194, a single genomic window includes:
- a CDS encoding FBP domain-containing protein produces the protein MRPLTDAEIRASLVNAVDDEAEQLSLPLDYPLTEWGAIEFLGWRDPRARQRAYLVTLRDDRPVGIVLRAASTTMSRRHSAICNLCHTMQPADQISLFSALRAGDSGQQGNSIGTYICADLSCAGNVRLGAPLAPHEVRAPGQMERRIAETVRRTESFVDEVLGVAAGGR, from the coding sequence GTGCGACCACTGACCGATGCGGAGATCCGGGCCTCGCTCGTGAACGCCGTGGACGACGAGGCCGAGCAGCTGTCGCTGCCGCTCGACTACCCGCTCACCGAGTGGGGGGCGATCGAGTTCCTCGGCTGGCGCGACCCGAGGGCCCGGCAGCGCGCCTACCTCGTGACCCTGCGCGACGACCGGCCCGTCGGCATCGTGCTGCGCGCCGCCTCGACCACCATGTCGCGTCGCCACTCGGCGATCTGCAACCTCTGCCACACCATGCAGCCGGCCGACCAGATCTCGCTGTTCTCGGCGCTGCGGGCGGGCGACTCCGGCCAGCAGGGCAACTCGATCGGCACCTACATCTGCGCCGACCTGTCGTGCGCGGGCAACGTGCGCCTGGGCGCGCCGCTCGCGCCCCACGAGGTGCGCGCGCCCGGGCAGATGGAGCGGCGGATCGCGGAGACGGTGCGACGCACCGAGTCGTTCGTCGACGAGGTGCTGGGGGTGGCCGCGGGCGGACGCTAG
- a CDS encoding SGNH/GDSL hydrolase family protein: protein MFHSYAAIGDSFTEGVGDELPDGTVRGWADFVALGLARHAAAQAEASGTAAPGTEASGTAATVRYANLAIRGRKLGPIIDEQLEPAIALRPELISLNGGGNDILRPRITVPEVADRLRGAVDRIRDAGIHVLLLSGANPTDHLPMGGVFGRRGDALAEEVFGWGALDGVTRVDNWSDAGLRDIRYWSADKLHLNSLGHARVASNVLTALDVPTPPEWGVAEVAAAPATGRSRNTAAYYREFVMPWIGRRLTGRSSGDGRTAKRPALAPVPLTTSR, encoded by the coding sequence GTGTTCCACAGCTACGCGGCGATCGGCGACAGCTTCACGGAGGGTGTCGGCGACGAGCTCCCCGACGGCACGGTGCGCGGGTGGGCCGACTTCGTCGCGCTCGGGCTGGCCCGGCACGCGGCGGCGCAGGCCGAGGCATCCGGCACCGCGGCACCCGGCACCGAGGCATCCGGCACCGCAGCCACCGTCCGCTACGCCAACCTCGCGATCCGCGGCCGCAAGCTCGGCCCGATCATCGACGAGCAGCTCGAGCCGGCGATCGCGCTCCGGCCGGAGCTGATCAGCCTGAACGGCGGCGGCAACGACATCCTCCGCCCGCGCATCACGGTGCCCGAGGTCGCCGACCGGCTGCGCGGGGCGGTCGACCGCATCCGCGACGCGGGCATCCACGTGCTCCTGCTGTCGGGCGCGAACCCGACCGACCACCTGCCCATGGGTGGCGTCTTCGGCCGACGCGGCGATGCGCTGGCCGAGGAGGTCTTCGGCTGGGGCGCCCTCGACGGGGTCACCCGGGTCGACAACTGGTCGGATGCCGGGCTGCGCGACATCCGCTACTGGTCGGCGGACAAGCTCCACCTCAACTCGCTCGGCCACGCGCGCGTGGCGAGCAACGTGCTCACTGCGCTCGACGTGCCCACGCCCCCGGAATGGGGTGTCGCCGAGGTCGCCGCCGCGCCCGCGACGGGCCGCAGCCGCAACACCGCCGCCTACTACCGGGAGTTCGTGATGCCGTGGATCGGTCGTCGGCTCACGGGGCGCTCCTCCGGCGACGGGCGCACCGCGAAGCGCCCCGCGCTCGCCCCGGTGCCGCTCACGACCTCGCGCTGA
- a CDS encoding DUF1918 domain-containing protein: MHAVTGERLIIHGKQVGQAERHGEIIDVRGEDGAPPYLVRFDDGHESLIFPGSDCEVEHAQTG, from the coding sequence ATGCATGCGGTCACGGGCGAGCGCCTCATCATCCACGGCAAGCAGGTCGGCCAGGCGGAACGGCACGGCGAGATCATCGACGTCCGCGGCGAGGACGGCGCACCGCCCTACCTCGTGCGGTTCGACGACGGCCACGAGAGCCTCATCTTCCCCGGCTCCGACTGCGAGGTGGAGCACGCGCAGACCGGGTAG
- a CDS encoding PucR family transcriptional regulator, whose amino-acid sequence MHPTLRTLLDHRELDLRLVGDEAALRTGALDAPVEWAHASDLADPTPFLDASGLLLTTGRQFEGADAGFADAYVARLVDRGVAGLGFGTEVLRDGTPDTLVAACASRRLPLVEVPYPTPFIAIARTVAAGIAEEAYARRTWALGAQRALALAALRPDGLSATLAELSRQLGQWVALVGAGGRVDREYPAGGLDAAGIEVVRDGARELLRRGQRASVIVPVGTDRVSLHTLGIGGALRGVLAVGGADRLDQAGRGVMTAVIAMAGLALEQHRHLDRATGLLRTGLLHAMLAGDVALPDRIAREMWGALPAGPVQVAVAAAPEPVGGLVEWLELQVDTREGALFFACDDDRVAICLDPADRALVDELARAFGVAVGVAGPVAWHDLARGHAEARRALDRAAEARTASVVEFDDVARQGVLAYLARTDARDVARAALDPLVAHDAAEGTALVETLRAWLERNGQFDAAARALGVHRHTVRARVQHAERLLGRDLSTFHARADLWAALLAADAGADDGPDADADGSGRDGAPGVP is encoded by the coding sequence ATGCATCCCACCCTGCGCACCCTGCTCGACCATCGCGAACTCGACCTGCGCCTCGTGGGCGACGAGGCGGCCCTGCGGACCGGGGCGCTCGACGCCCCGGTGGAATGGGCGCATGCGTCCGACCTCGCCGACCCGACGCCGTTCCTCGACGCGAGCGGGCTGCTGCTGACGACCGGCCGCCAGTTCGAGGGCGCCGACGCGGGGTTCGCCGACGCGTACGTCGCCCGGCTCGTCGACCGCGGGGTGGCGGGACTGGGCTTCGGCACCGAGGTGCTGCGCGACGGCACGCCCGACACGCTCGTCGCGGCGTGCGCGTCGCGCCGTCTCCCGCTCGTCGAGGTGCCCTACCCGACCCCGTTCATCGCGATCGCGCGCACGGTCGCCGCCGGCATCGCCGAGGAGGCGTACGCACGGCGCACCTGGGCGCTCGGGGCGCAGCGCGCGCTCGCCCTCGCGGCCCTCCGGCCCGACGGCCTGAGCGCCACGCTCGCCGAGCTCTCCCGCCAACTCGGCCAGTGGGTCGCGCTCGTCGGCGCGGGCGGCAGGGTCGACCGCGAGTACCCCGCGGGCGGGCTCGACGCCGCGGGCATCGAGGTCGTGCGCGACGGCGCGCGCGAGCTGCTCCGCCGCGGGCAGCGGGCGAGCGTGATCGTGCCGGTCGGCACCGACCGGGTGAGCCTGCACACGCTCGGCATCGGCGGGGCGCTCCGCGGCGTGCTCGCCGTCGGCGGTGCCGACCGGCTCGACCAGGCGGGGCGGGGCGTCATGACCGCGGTCATCGCCATGGCCGGCCTGGCACTCGAGCAGCACCGCCACCTCGACCGCGCCACGGGACTGCTGCGCACCGGGCTCCTGCACGCGATGCTGGCCGGCGACGTCGCGCTGCCCGACCGCATCGCGCGCGAGATGTGGGGCGCGCTGCCCGCCGGGCCCGTCCAGGTGGCCGTCGCGGCGGCCCCGGAGCCGGTGGGCGGGCTCGTCGAGTGGCTCGAGCTGCAGGTCGACACCCGCGAGGGCGCCCTGTTCTTCGCCTGCGACGACGACCGCGTGGCGATCTGCCTCGACCCCGCCGACCGCGCGCTCGTGGACGAGCTCGCACGGGCGTTCGGCGTCGCGGTCGGCGTCGCCGGGCCGGTCGCCTGGCACGACCTCGCCCGCGGACACGCCGAGGCGCGCCGCGCCCTGGACCGCGCGGCCGAGGCGCGCACCGCGAGCGTGGTCGAGTTCGACGACGTCGCGCGCCAGGGCGTGCTCGCCTACCTCGCACGCACCGATGCGCGCGACGTCGCGCGGGCCGCGCTCGATCCGCTCGTCGCCCACGATGCCGCGGAGGGCACCGCGCTCGTCGAGACCCTGCGCGCCTGGCTCGAGCGCAACGGGCAGTTCGACGCGGCGGCGCGCGCGCTCGGCGTGCACCGCCACACGGTGCGCGCCCGCGTGCAGCACGCGGAGCGCCTGCTCGGGCGCGACCTCTCCACGTTCCACGCCCGGGCGGACCTGTGGGCCGCGCTGCTGGCTGCGGATGCCGGCGCGGACGACGGCCCCGACGCGGACGCGGACGGGTCTGGCCGCGACGGAGCGCCCGGCGTACCCTGA
- the gabT gene encoding 4-aminobutyrate--2-oxoglutarate transaminase — protein MTLAEPRSTEVAAAVGGPALPQQRRLATSIPGPRSSELLARKAAAVARGVGHAAPVHVVAAGGGVLVDADGNSLIDLGSGIAVTSVGNSNPRVVDAVSRQLEAFTHTCFTIAPYDGYVSVAEALNRLTPGDHAKRSALFNSGAEAVENAVKIARRATRKQAVVAFDHAYHGRTNLTMGLTAKNIPYKHGFGPFAPEVYRAPLSYPFRDGGLSGADAAARAILQIEKQIGAENLAALIIEPIQGEGGFIVPAEGFLPALADWARANDVVFIADEVQTGFGRTGAMFAMEHEGVVPDLVVTAKGIAGGLPLAAVTGRAEIMDASDPGGLGGTYGGNPLACAAALAAIEAYEQDGLVERAAAIGEVLLGRLAELQAADPRVGDVRGRGAMVAMELVDPVTGAPDAALTSRIAASAVAQGVVVLTCGTYGNVIRFLPPLTISDALLLEGLGVVADALAAATEEVQA, from the coding sequence ATGACCCTCGCCGAACCCCGCTCCACCGAGGTCGCCGCCGCCGTCGGCGGCCCGGCCCTGCCGCAGCAGCGGCGCCTGGCCACGTCGATCCCCGGGCCCCGCTCGTCGGAGCTGCTCGCCCGCAAGGCCGCGGCGGTCGCACGCGGCGTCGGCCACGCGGCCCCCGTGCACGTGGTGGCCGCGGGCGGCGGCGTGCTGGTCGACGCCGACGGCAACTCCTTGATCGACCTGGGCTCGGGCATCGCCGTCACGAGCGTGGGCAACAGCAACCCTCGGGTGGTCGACGCGGTCTCCCGACAGCTCGAGGCGTTCACGCACACCTGCTTCACCATCGCCCCCTACGACGGCTACGTGTCGGTCGCCGAGGCGCTGAACCGCCTGACCCCGGGCGACCACGCCAAGCGCAGCGCGCTGTTCAACTCGGGCGCCGAGGCCGTCGAGAACGCGGTGAAGATCGCCCGCCGGGCCACCCGCAAGCAGGCCGTCGTCGCGTTCGACCACGCCTACCACGGACGCACCAACCTCACCATGGGCCTCACCGCCAAGAACATCCCGTACAAGCACGGGTTCGGCCCGTTCGCCCCCGAGGTGTACCGGGCGCCGCTGTCGTACCCGTTCCGCGACGGCGGGCTGAGCGGGGCGGATGCGGCGGCACGGGCCATCCTCCAGATCGAGAAGCAGATCGGGGCCGAGAACCTCGCCGCGCTCATCATCGAGCCGATCCAGGGCGAGGGCGGGTTCATCGTGCCGGCCGAGGGCTTCCTGCCGGCGCTCGCCGACTGGGCGCGCGCCAACGACGTGGTCTTCATCGCCGACGAGGTGCAGACCGGGTTCGGCCGCACCGGCGCGATGTTCGCGATGGAGCACGAGGGCGTCGTGCCCGACCTCGTCGTGACCGCGAAGGGCATCGCGGGCGGCCTGCCGCTCGCCGCCGTCACCGGCCGCGCCGAGATCATGGACGCGTCCGACCCGGGCGGACTCGGCGGCACCTACGGCGGCAACCCGCTCGCCTGCGCCGCCGCGCTCGCCGCGATCGAGGCGTACGAGCAGGACGGCCTCGTCGAGCGCGCCGCCGCCATCGGCGAGGTGCTGCTCGGTCGCCTCGCCGAGCTGCAGGCCGCCGACCCGCGCGTCGGCGACGTGCGCGGACGCGGCGCGATGGTCGCGATGGAACTCGTCGACCCGGTGACGGGCGCCCCCGACGCGGCGCTGACGTCGCGCATCGCCGCCTCGGCGGTCGCGCAGGGCGTGGTCGTGCTCACCTGCGGGACGTACGGGAACGTCATCCGCTTCCTCCCGCCGCTGACGATCTCCGACGCGCTCCTGCTCGAAGGGCTGGGCGTGGTCGCCGACGCCCTGGCCGCCGCGACCGAGGAGGTGCAGGCATGA
- a CDS encoding NAD-dependent succinate-semialdehyde dehydrogenase yields the protein MSATATREAALLAGIPTRLSIGGEWVEASGGATLPVHDPSTGEVLVHIADASVEDGARALDAAVAAQDSWAATAPRQRAEILRRAFDLLQERADDFALLMTLEMGKPLAEARGEVTYGGEFLRWFSEEAVRIHGRYGLNPEGTGHMVVSQRPVGPCFLITPWNFPLAMATRKIAPALAAGCTVVVKPAALTPLTTLAFVALLEEAGLPGGVVNVITTSRSSAVSSPIIADPRLRKLSFTGSTPVGQALLREAANGVLRVSMELGGNAPFVVFEDADLDKAVDGAMLAKFRNIGQACTAANRFIVHESVADVFAARVAERVRAMRVGRGTEDGVQIGPLIDERAVATTGELVADAVGRGATVLAGGEASGGPGSFFAPTVLAGVAPGSRLLAEEIFGPVLGITTFADEDEAVRLANATEYGLVSYVFTQDLARGHRMIDRLDTGMMGLNAGVVSNAAAPFGGVKASGLGREGGFEGIHEYLSTKYTLIPA from the coding sequence ATGAGCGCCACCGCCACGCGCGAGGCCGCACTGCTCGCCGGCATCCCGACCCGCCTGTCGATCGGCGGCGAGTGGGTCGAGGCGTCGGGCGGCGCCACGCTGCCCGTGCACGACCCGTCGACCGGCGAGGTGCTCGTGCACATCGCCGACGCGAGCGTCGAGGACGGCGCACGCGCGCTCGACGCGGCCGTCGCCGCGCAGGATTCGTGGGCGGCGACCGCCCCGCGGCAGCGCGCCGAGATCCTGCGCCGGGCGTTCGACCTGCTGCAGGAGCGCGCCGACGACTTCGCGCTGCTGATGACCCTCGAGATGGGCAAGCCGCTCGCCGAGGCGCGCGGCGAGGTGACCTACGGCGGCGAGTTCCTGCGCTGGTTCAGCGAGGAGGCCGTGCGCATCCACGGCCGCTACGGGCTGAACCCCGAGGGCACCGGCCACATGGTCGTCTCGCAGCGGCCCGTCGGCCCCTGCTTCCTGATCACCCCGTGGAACTTCCCGCTCGCCATGGCGACCCGCAAGATCGCGCCCGCGCTGGCGGCCGGCTGCACCGTGGTCGTGAAGCCCGCCGCGCTCACCCCGCTCACGACGCTCGCGTTCGTCGCCCTGCTCGAGGAGGCGGGCCTGCCCGGCGGCGTGGTGAACGTCATCACGACCTCGCGCTCGTCGGCGGTGTCGTCGCCGATCATCGCCGACCCGCGCCTGCGCAAGCTCTCCTTCACCGGCTCGACGCCCGTCGGGCAGGCGCTGCTGCGCGAGGCCGCGAACGGTGTGCTGCGGGTGTCGATGGAGCTCGGCGGCAACGCCCCGTTCGTGGTCTTCGAGGACGCCGACCTCGACAAGGCCGTCGACGGCGCGATGCTCGCGAAGTTCCGCAACATCGGGCAGGCCTGCACGGCCGCCAACCGGTTCATCGTGCACGAGTCGGTCGCCGACGTGTTCGCGGCCCGGGTCGCCGAGCGGGTGCGCGCGATGCGCGTCGGCCGCGGCACCGAGGACGGCGTGCAGATCGGGCCGCTCATCGACGAGCGCGCCGTCGCCACGACGGGCGAGCTGGTGGCCGACGCGGTCGGGCGCGGCGCGACGGTGCTCGCCGGCGGCGAGGCATCCGGCGGCCCCGGCTCGTTCTTCGCGCCGACCGTGCTCGCGGGCGTCGCACCCGGCTCGCGGTTGCTGGCGGAGGAGATCTTCGGGCCGGTGCTCGGCATCACGACCTTCGCCGACGAGGACGAGGCCGTGCGGCTCGCCAACGCGACCGAGTACGGCCTGGTGTCGTACGTGTTCACGCAGGACCTCGCGCGCGGGCACCGCATGATCGACCGGCTCGACACCGGCATGATGGGCCTGAACGCGGGCGTCGTGTCGAACGCGGCGGCGCCGTTCGGCGGCGTCAAGGCGTCGGGCCTCGGCCGCGAGGGCGGGTTCGAGGGCATCCACGAGTACCTCTCGACGAAGTACACGCTGATCCCCGCCTGA
- a CDS encoding FAS1-like dehydratase domain-containing protein encodes MSVNPELLGREFAPTEPYLVGREKVREFARAVFATNPIHFDPEAARAAGHADVVAPPTFPVVVQEHTLAQLLAEPDAGIDFSRVVHGDQRFSYSRPVVAGDELTAQLAVTSVKTLGGNAMVTAESTMTDAAGAHVVTAISSLVVRGGDA; translated from the coding sequence GTGTCAGTGAACCCCGAGCTGCTGGGCCGCGAGTTCGCGCCCACCGAGCCCTACCTCGTCGGTCGCGAGAAGGTGCGCGAGTTCGCGCGCGCCGTGTTCGCGACGAACCCGATCCACTTCGACCCCGAGGCCGCGCGCGCGGCCGGCCACGCCGACGTGGTCGCCCCGCCGACGTTCCCGGTCGTCGTGCAGGAGCACACGCTCGCGCAGCTGCTCGCCGAGCCCGACGCCGGCATCGACTTCAGCCGAGTCGTGCACGGCGACCAGCGCTTCAGCTACTCGCGCCCGGTCGTCGCGGGCGACGAGCTGACCGCGCAGCTCGCGGTCACGAGCGTGAAGACGCTCGGCGGCAACGCCATGGTCACCGCCGAGTCGACGATGACGGATGCCGCGGGCGCGCACGTCGTCACGGCGATCTCGTCGCTCGTCGTGCGGGGAGGGGACGCATGA
- a CDS encoding MaoC family dehydratase, with amino-acid sequence MTAASAAAPATPDLAALAVGDVVAERTVPITRDALVRYAGASGDFNPIHYRDDVAASVGLPGVLAHGMLTMGIAVQPVVDWAGDPGRVADYQVRFTRPVVVDPADGAELSIVAKVGQLDAEAGTARIDLTVSAAGSTVLGKAQVQVRLA; translated from the coding sequence ATGACCGCCGCATCCGCCGCCGCACCCGCGACGCCCGACCTCGCCGCGCTCGCCGTGGGCGACGTGGTCGCCGAGCGCACCGTGCCGATCACGCGCGACGCGCTCGTGCGCTACGCCGGGGCGTCCGGCGACTTCAACCCCATCCACTACCGCGACGACGTCGCCGCATCGGTCGGGCTGCCGGGCGTGCTCGCCCACGGCATGCTCACCATGGGCATCGCCGTGCAGCCGGTCGTCGACTGGGCGGGCGACCCCGGCCGCGTGGCCGACTACCAGGTGCGCTTCACGCGCCCCGTCGTGGTCGACCCCGCCGACGGCGCCGAGCTGTCGATCGTCGCGAAGGTCGGCCAGCTCGACGCCGAGGCGGGCACTGCGCGCATCGACCTCACGGTGAGCGCCGCCGGGTCCACCGTGCTCGGCAAGGCCCAGGTGCAGGTGCGGCTGGCGTGA
- a CDS encoding UDP-N-acetylmuramate dehydrogenase codes for MTDAATSSPAQGGDALPLSELTTLRVGGPAARMVTATTEDELVALARETWEAGGPWLALGGGSNLLVGDDGVPGTVIRVATTGIATRAGGEPNTVHLRVQAGERWDDLVAYTVSRGWSGIEALSGIPGSVGAAPVQNIGAYGQELVSVLVAIDFLEEDADAPRRMTADELELGYRTSVLKQGLRGIVTAVELELHDTAPERDVLGGALGVPIAYAQLANALGVQLGDRVPVEQVRSAVLALRASKGMVLDPDDHDSWSAGSFFTNPIVTEHVARTMPSDAPRWYVEPETPPEVVPLTGLDESPLDQFLAHQAEAEASAAEPDAAEPAGEVQVKLSAAWLIEHSGIHRGFALPGSHAAVSSRHTLALTNRGGASADELVQLARFVRSRVQAEFGILLEPEPVLVGTEL; via the coding sequence GTGACGGATGCCGCGACGTCATCGCCCGCGCAGGGCGGCGACGCCCTGCCGCTCAGCGAGCTGACGACGCTGCGCGTCGGCGGGCCGGCGGCGCGCATGGTGACCGCGACGACCGAGGACGAGCTCGTCGCGCTCGCCCGCGAGACGTGGGAGGCGGGCGGGCCGTGGCTCGCGCTCGGCGGCGGGTCGAACCTGCTCGTCGGCGACGACGGCGTGCCGGGCACGGTCATCCGCGTTGCGACCACGGGCATCGCGACCCGCGCCGGCGGCGAGCCGAACACCGTGCACCTGCGGGTGCAGGCCGGCGAGCGGTGGGACGACCTCGTCGCGTACACGGTCTCCCGCGGCTGGTCGGGCATCGAGGCGCTGTCGGGCATCCCGGGCAGCGTCGGCGCGGCGCCCGTGCAGAACATCGGGGCGTACGGGCAGGAGCTCGTCTCCGTGCTCGTCGCGATCGACTTCCTCGAGGAGGACGCCGACGCGCCCCGTCGCATGACCGCCGACGAGCTCGAGCTCGGCTACCGCACGTCGGTGCTGAAGCAGGGCCTCCGCGGCATCGTCACCGCGGTCGAGCTCGAGCTGCACGACACGGCGCCCGAGCGCGACGTGCTGGGCGGCGCGCTCGGCGTGCCGATCGCCTACGCGCAGCTCGCGAACGCCCTCGGCGTGCAGCTCGGCGACCGCGTGCCGGTCGAGCAGGTGCGCTCCGCCGTGCTGGCACTGCGCGCCTCGAAGGGCATGGTGCTCGACCCCGACGACCACGACTCCTGGAGCGCCGGGTCGTTCTTCACCAACCCCATCGTCACCGAGCACGTCGCCCGCACGATGCCGTCGGACGCCCCGCGCTGGTACGTCGAGCCCGAGACGCCGCCCGAGGTGGTGCCGCTCACGGGCCTCGACGAGAGCCCGCTCGACCAGTTCCTCGCGCACCAGGCCGAGGCCGAGGCATCCGCCGCCGAACCCGACGCCGCCGAGCCCGCCGGCGAGGTGCAGGTGAAGCTCTCGGCCGCGTGGCTCATCGAGCACAGCGGCATCCACCGCGGGTTCGCGCTGCCGGGCTCGCATGCGGCGGTCTCGAGCAGGCACACGCTGGCGCTGACCAACCGCGGCGGGGCGAGCGCCGACGAGCTCGTGCAGCTCGCGAGGTTCGTGCGCAGCCGCGTGCAGGCCGAGTTCGGCATCCTCCTGGAGCCGGAGCCCGTGCTCGTGGGCACCGAGCTCTGA